ATATTTAATGATAATGATAAGCACTCCAAAATTAAACCAAATCTGAGACAAAACgttgaaaacttttaagattacCTGTTTCTTTATCTACAAGATCTTGCCTAAGGGTAGCTACATGCAGTAATTCACAAAACTTGGCACCATTAGGAGTTGACAACTTTTATAGTTCTGATTCATGAGTACACTATAACTATAAACCAGTCATCATGCAATGGATAGAACTGGGTTCCAGAGTCAGATTGCCTGCTTTCAAACCCTGATTCTACGATTCACAGATGATTAGTTAAtccctctgtgcttcagttttctcatctataaaatggaggagAAAAACAGCATCTGCTCCATAGTAGGAGAAATAAATAGAGATAATTTATGTACGGCATGTGGAACAAAGTGCCTTGCACAAATGTTATCTAGTAAGTTATAGTCATATTATTATATTCTACTTTCCCAATATCTTCAACACAGACCATTCAATTCATCAGTAACTAGGCAAAATCTTTAGTAAAGGCAAAGCATGTTAAGTAGGGACATACTGTGATTTTGGTCCTGGGGCTCGTCTCCCCATTCCGAGACTCCTCAGGCACGTTCACTTTCATGTAGGTGTTTGGCGAGTTCAACCATCTGGTTTTTTCACGCTGCTGCCTCTGTGCCATGTATTTGAGAGGTGAGAGGGGCACTGTATCATCTTCGAAGGAAAAGGCAGTCACAGTGGCTGGGATCTCTACATCACTCTTGTGCCTTGGCTTTTCTCGAATGAGAGGGTGCCTATAAGCATAGCCTGTTCTATATCCCTGGGGGAGGGAGAAACCACATTTGAAGCAATCAAACTTGTCCCAAACACAGCATTTAGAGGCTAATTCTTTAAACAAATGATTCTTTCgctgaaaaacaaaaaggggGAAATCCTTCCAAACTCCACATAACTGCCACATAACACTAGAGTTGAAGTTAAGCAAATTTCAAGATCTAGTTAAAATTGATTTCAGCTGACAAAGCAATTTCCACTCACACAGCTATTTCTGACAAAGGTAATTTCAAAACTGCTGACCAGAAACACTTTCCAAGATATAAACCGGTTTTCTGGAGGCCAAATCTCAGTGCTCACTTAAGTCTTTGTTCCTGGGTCTGAAGGCAATCTGCTTTCTGACTCTTAGCAGAAGAGGGTAAAAATCTAAGATAAGATGACAGTTGCCTGTTTCACCAATTCTTAAAATACACCAAGTTCCTTCCTAGGGTCACACTGCTCCCAGAGGAGTAATGAGCATGTTCCCAAACCACAGGGAGGAGGGGACATCTGGTCCTAAATCTGGAAACATGAAATCAAGTTCATGGTCAATTTTTTACCTACCAAGTTGTCCAGAGTCCTCATCAGCCCTTCAAACTCAATCTCGCCAACCTTCCACTTTTGATGGGAACCCATAttcactcctcctcctccagatGCCGCTACAGTGTGAGTGGAAGCTTTGTACTTCTGAAGGTCCAGCACAAGCAGATTGTCTACCCCACCTGCCCCCGCCAGTGCCCGCACCTGTAATTGATGGCACAGTATTAgaggcacaggactggaaagacTGGAACGAGCACTTCACTTTGAAAAAGGCACAAGTTTGATTCTGCAAGTATTTGTAACATGTCTTCAGGCTACCAACAAAGAAACTTGTGAAAGCAGGCAGCTTTAGGAGCTTTTCCATCTATCCATACCTTCCAGGGCTCTGACCCTCCCTGATGGAAAACACATTTAGAGCCATACCCTTTAATATATTTCAAGTAACTGAATTCTCTTGCcaaattttaaagttctttccTTGCAGTTTTCCCATGGCCGTCCAGTTTAAACTTTTGTTGAAAGTtataattttaaaggaatataaaCACCATATTGTGAAtttaagaatactgaagcagaaGTCACCTCGTTATTTCAATATAATGAAGCTTTTCATAGCCTCATTTGAGAAGACTGAccattaaagcaaaaaaaaaagaaaagttggtaGTTAACAACAGTTAAAGTTGGTAGGAAAAGTACaccccccctctcccctcctttttGCAGCCTTTCCAATAAATTCAGATTCTAACCATTTGCTTCAAGAAAATCTGCCTGGTTTTTCTTAAAGGGGGGAAATTAGGGCTGTTAAATACGCCCAGCTTCTCTGGGGTTAATAAATATCTAATCCATTTTAATAATGAGGCTGAGGCTACGGAACCTCTGGAAATTGCATGAGTTCCTAAAACTTCTGGTGCTGCTCTTACCCTTTTTATAAAAGTGACCACAACACAGCTGACCTTTGATAACTGGCAGTCATCTCTGTTCATCAATTAGCACCACACCGCGAGAGGGTGAAAAGGGAGAAATGTGCAGCTATGCCGTCTTGAAAAGTAGGATTATGAAGAAAATTATGTTTATGAAGCCCTTAGATTTGGTGTGTCTATACatgaattttgattttctttcttcctgttttcaaaAGATACTCAGTTGACCCTTTTTACTCAAGTAAAGCACAAGTTctcttaaaagacaaaacaaaacaaaaagacaccaACTGATAGAACCCTGGAAATAAGTAAACACAATACCCAACCCaacaaataataaagcaaaaaaaggCAGGGAGAGGGGTAAAAATTTTTCTTACTTGAGTCTCACAGGCTATCTGCacattaaaaatgtaatgaaaagccTCCTCAACTGTTTCTCCAAGTGCTACCACACCATGATTTCTGAGTACCAGCACCTAAAATAGAATCCCAAAGCAATCACTTTAAATAACTGGCATAGCTCACACTGCTTTCATCAAcagtaacagcaacaaaaatagcTCCTTTGATAGAGACTCTACTACACACCTTACAACTTGGCCCCAGAACTTTCTGCAGTTGAAttctctcctcctgttcatcAAGTGACCCTTGGTAATCATAATAAGCAACATCTCCCAGGATCAGGGACTCTTGAGAAATTGGAAGGATCCCGCACTTCATGGAGGACACCTATTTGATCGGGTTCATGCCAAGATAACACATTTGGTTACTGATTACACCTTCACAGGAAGAACTGGATTCTTCAGTCAGCTCACGCAGCACTGGCCTATTCACTGTGCTCAGCACTCCAGACTCCTCCcattttagttctttgcttcttcaagagaaagaaaagaacttgtGGATTCTATTTACATGCTGTGCCAGATATTAGGAAAGAAGCTTTGCTCTAAAGAACTCAATGACGCAATTATTAAACTGattcattaaaaatgcaaatgctcTCTCTCCAGTTTTTTCCCAGAACAGTAGCATTTAGTCCAAAGGGCCTTTTGCTTTCTTATGCAGAGGATTAATACTTTGAAAATGACTTCAAATGGTGGGGTCTGAAAGAATGAAGATTATAAAGTATCATGGAAGGAAAGCCATGGAAATAACACTTCCCAGGGTCATTGTTGGTTTTGGCCCTTCAGTGACTTACAGCTGCTGTTGCGAGGGTATGGATGTGTATCACACACTTAACATCAGGACGTGTTGAATATATCGCAGCATGGGGACTGAAGCCTGCATGGTCAATTTTCAAATTAGTACTTCCCTGATCAACCACTTCTCCTATTATATTGACTTTCAcctggaaaaatcagaaagacatACTTAATTGGTACACAAGCATCAAAGTTTCCCGTGTTCCACAAGTTAAATtggtgggtggggttggggtggagggggtggcaAACTTCTTTGTCAAAAGCCAGAAggcaaatattttagattttgtgggcctctgttgcaactactcaactctacCACTACAGTAAAAAAGCTGCCACAAAGGACTGTGAAAGAATGGGTGTGGCTTTGTTCCCACCGAATTTTATTTACAACATGTAGTCTGCAACAAAATAGCATTGAGCAAGAAGTAcagtttttaagaaactgaataACTTAAGCTCTTCGCTGACGGTCTGGCATTTACTGAACTTGCTGGAAAATGTCTATTTGCTAATTAACACCACAGCACTAGAATCAACAAAGTTCCTACTGCTCTAGAGGCCAATGACAGTACTCCAGAGTACAATCACgaaaaaataaatgctagaatGTCACACCCTATACTCACACCAACTGAACTTTGTTTAAATCTATCTATAAAACATatagactgtgtgtgtgcatgtttaaaCAAATTAcagagtacagaaaaaaaaaatcaaaagattctCTTCAAAACATGAATGGGTTTACTGATTAGATCAATTCATTTATTAGGCTCTTCAACTACCCTGCTTTTCTTGAACCCTAAAgctcttcttaaaaaaatcaacattaacTTTCCAAATTCTTCCCTGTTCACTAGTAAATGTTTTTCCATCCATACCTCTTCTTGTTCTGTCTGCTACTAAAAGCTAAAAGCTGTCAGAAAAGTACAAGGAAGCACAGAAAAAGTAACATAGGAATGAAAACTGTACCAAATTGGAGGCTGTGGCTTCAGAAAAAGACAGGCCTCTGGGAATTATTATTATGTGGTCTTGCTCCTTACTTATTCTTACCtgggagaaacaaaacaaaacaaaatagaattagTATGAGGTGTTTATATTTCACAGTGTAAACATGACTAAGAATATACTCATAATGAATAACTGTAAGATATCTGGGTGGGGGGATGGACAAAGCAGAAATTAAAGGCATGCAACATGAAACTTGCCTTGAAAAGTTTTCTTCCCTCAAGCCTTCAATACTTGCTAAAAAAATCTGACATTAGGTCTTCATTTACTGGACTTACCTAAAGTGTTATTTTGGGAGTTCTAAGGTTGTTTAGGGTCAGGTCATCTCAGGATAAATGAATGCCAATATTATTCAACCTAATGAGATATGACTATAATTTTGATTTACTTTATGGAAATTAAGGGGAAACaggcaaaggaaagagaaaaaaatctcttcctaGGAAGGAATTAAggtggaaaagaaagggaaaccaAGGAATAGctggaggaaggaatgaaaaGTTGTAGGAAAATTGTATCTCATATCTGTGCCATTTTCATAACACATTATTTCCATACCTTTTGCTTCCAAACATTGTCTTGTTTCCAAGTGTGGCAACATGAAAACAAGATAATGATGAAAAAcggggaaaatatatttaaaaaataaagaccaaggAGGAAACCTCCATTGCCTCCTCTACTTTCCCTGCCCCAAATgctttttaaagcattaaaaaaaaaaaaatcactgactcTCAGATATAATTGATACACAGAGAAAATCCTGCCAGGAGGATTTCTTTTCAGATAGGTTCTGCGACTGGTCTGAATTAAAGAAACAACACAGGTAACAAATGGAGAAGAAAGTTGGGGTTAACAGTAGCCTCTCAAAGATAAGGTTTAAATCAGGATGAGGCTGTGGTCCAGCTTGCTATGTTCAGAGAACAAGGTCTGAAAACTGGACTTCTGAGTAAAGGTGAGGAGAGCACAGTTACCTTCAagttgggattttaaaaaaaggaattgaaaGCTGAAGGACTCACTGAGATGTATGTATTTGCCAGGTGGGCCCATCCAAACAAGTCTGCAAGTCTGTACAGGCTGGCAAGTTTACAACGAGTAAGCTTTTCTCCCTTCACGTACGAGGATGTATCTGCTCCAGGAAGGTCATTGATAGGTGTGACCATGCCGAGACCTAAGAGGAAAAATTGGGGAGAGAGATTCAGGTCAAATAATTCCTTACCTGAAAATTAGTTGCCAGAAAGTGGCCTGAGTCTGGGAGTGTTCCAGCCTGTAAATGATGATCTGAAACTTACCAGCCCACACAATGTTGCATTAGCTTATCCTCCTTCAGGAAAGTACACTGAGAGTGAAAGTACCTATCAGCTATTGCCTTGCTGTTTCATCTAGTACTTGGTAGGGAGTGATGTTAGGGAGTTAGGCTCATGCCACTGGGGGAATATGGTCACATGATCCCAATGGTAACAGCTGataagatcttaaaaaaaaaaaaagctaccttaCCTCTTTTGacttttattcaaataaaaaatatttaagaatgcaATCAAACAGTAGTCTGGTTTCTGCCCTCAACAAGCAACAAAAACTGGTCTTAATCTCTCATGACCTAATTGCTAAATTCAACTTTTGCTGTCTTCATTCTCCTGGTTACCATTACCCACCTCTTTCCTAGACTTCTTCTCTAGGCCTGTGTGATACTATTGTGGGCCTCTTGGCCCTTAGCCCTACATACTCTTGTTAGGGTGCATGGCATATGTCAGATAATCAGTATTATAGAAAAAGTGGACCAAACTAGCTCAACCTTTCAATTTTCCAGTTTCTCCCAAGTGGGAAGAGTGAGTGATGTTGGAACTCATCGTTCCTCTCACCACTGATCTgccacccccaccatcaccacatTCAAACCTGTTGATAAgtcttctctccccttccttggCTATGCCCTTCTCACTGATCTCTTCGTTCTCATTCCCACAACCACTACTCTAGTTCAAGCACTTATAACTCACTCTGGGACTCTTTCAAAGATTCTTTAACCAGATGTGTGTGCCAAGATACTGATCCACTTGAGTTCTACCCACACCTTGCACGTTCCCACCATCATGTCTCTTTGCATGCTATTCCTCTATTTGGGAAGTACTTGAACTCATTGAACTCCTACTTGTAAATCtttaacaaaaaccaaaaaaaaggaag
The genomic region above belongs to Cervus canadensis isolate Bull #8, Minnesota chromosome 8, ASM1932006v1, whole genome shotgun sequence and contains:
- the ADD3 gene encoding gamma-adducin isoform X1, giving the protein MSSDASQGVVTTPPPPSMPHKERYFDRINENDPEYIRERNMSPDLRQDFNMMEQRKRVTQILQSPAFREDLECLIQEQMKKGHNPTGLLALQQIADYIMTSSFSGFTSPPLSLGMVTPINDLPGADTSSYVKGEKLTRCKLASLYRLADLFGWAHLANTYISVRISKEQDHIIIIPRGLSFSEATASNLVKVNIIGEVVDQGSTNLKIDHAGFSPHAAIYSTRPDVKCVIHIHTLATAAVSSMKCGILPISQESLILGDVAYYDYQGSLDEQEERIQLQKVLGPSCKVLVLRNHGVVALGETVEEAFHYIFNVQIACETQVRALAGAGGVDNLLVLDLQKYKASTHTVAASGGGGVNMGSHQKWKVGEIEFEGLMRTLDNLGYRTGYAYRHPLIREKPRHKSDVEIPATVTAFSFEDDTVPLSPLKYMAQRQQREKTRWLNSPNTYMKVNVPEESRNGETSPRTKITWMKAEDSSKVSSGTPIKIEDPNQFVPLNTNPNEVLEKRNKIREQNRYDLKTAGPQSQLLAGIVVDKPPSTMQFEDDDHAPPAPPNPFSHLTEGELEEYKRTIERKQQGLEDAEQELLSDDASSVSQIQSQTQSPQNIPEKLEENHELFSKSFISMDVPVLIVNGKDDMHGVEDELAQRVSRLTTSTTIESIEITIKSPEKIEEVLSPEGSPSKSPSKKKKKFRTPSFLKKNKKKEKVEA
- the ADD3 gene encoding gamma-adducin isoform X2, which codes for MSSDASQGVVTTPPPPSMPHKERYFDRINENDPEYIRERNMSPDLRQDFNMMEQRKRVTQILQSPAFREDLECLIQEQMKKGHNPTGLLALQQIADYIMTSSFSGFTSPPLSLGMVTPINDLPGADTSSYVKGEKLTRCKLASLYRLADLFGWAHLANTYISVRISKEQDHIIIIPRGLSFSEATASNLVKVNIIGEVVDQGSTNLKIDHAGFSPHAAIYSTRPDVKCVIHIHTLATAAVSSMKCGILPISQESLILGDVAYYDYQGSLDEQEERIQLQKVLGPSCKVLVLRNHGVVALGETVEEAFHYIFNVQIACETQVRALAGAGGVDNLLVLDLQKYKASTHTVAASGGGGVNMGSHQKWKVGEIEFEGLMRTLDNLGYRTGYAYRHPLIREKPRHKSDVEIPATVTAFSFEDDTVPLSPLKYMAQRQQREKTRWLNSPNTYMKVNVPEESRNGETSPRTKITWMKAEDSSKVSSGTPIKIEDPNQFVPLNTNPNEVLEKRNKIREQNRYDLKTAGPQSQLLAGIVVDKPPSTMQFEDDDHAPPAPPNPFSHLTEGELEEYKRTIERKQQGLEENHELFSKSFISMDVPVLIVNGKDDMHGVEDELAQRVSRLTTSTTIESIEITIKSPEKIEEVLSPEGSPSKSPSKKKKKFRTPSFLKKNKKKEKVEA